CCGCAGCGACTTCCACGAGCGCTCCAGCGCACCGGGCTCCAGCTCCAGCGCGGACTCGAAGCCCTCCAGCACCTTGGGGCCACCGGTGTGCGCCACCCAGTGCTTCACGTCCTTGCGGTTCAGCCCGTGCTCCGCGAGGAAGCCCTCCACGTTGCCCCGGATGTGCTCCTTCACCAACTGCGGCACCTTGGCGGACAGCACCACCTTGAAGCCCGTGTCCACCACGTCCCAGCCCATCACCCGCTCGGTGTCCGGGTAGAACACCGACCGCGAGCCCACCACGCGCGGCCCCGTCGAGGCTCCGGAGACCGGGGCCTCCGCGCCCCGCAGCACCACGCACGCCGCGCCGTCACCGAAGAGGCCGGAGGCGATGATGTTGGGGATGGACAGGTCCTCACGCTGGAGCGTGAGCGAGCACAGCTCCGTGGCGATGAGCAGCGCCGTCTGCTTCGGGAACGCGCGCAGGTAGTCCGCCGCGCGCGCCAGGCCCGCCGCGCCCGCCACGCAGCCCAGGCCGAAGATGGGCGTGCGCTTCACGTCCTCGCGCAGCCCCATCCGGTTGACCAGCCGCGCGTCCACGCTGGGCGTGGCGATGCCCGTCACCGTGACGAAGAAGACGTGGTCCACGTCCTTGGGCGTGAGCCCCGCGCGCGACAGCGCCTCGCGCGCCACCTTCTCCGACAGCTCCGTGGCCACGCGGATCCACGCGTCGTTGCGCTGCTGGAACGTCGCGAGCGCCGGGTACTCCTCCAGCGGCAGCGCCAGGTGCCGGCCGCCCACCTGCACGTTGCGGTGCAGGTCCTCCAGCCGCTCCAGGTTGTAGTGCTTCGTCGCCCACAGGTCGCGCAGCGCCGCGATGAGCTGCTCCTGGCTGGCGTAGTGCGGAGGGAGCGCGCGTCCCACCGCGCTCAACGAAGGGGATGGCGCGGGGTCGTGACGGGTCGTGCTGG
This DNA window, taken from Corallococcus coralloides DSM 2259, encodes the following:
- a CDS encoding type III polyketide synthase; this encodes MPSTTRHDPAPSPSLSAVGRALPPHYASQEQLIAALRDLWATKHYNLERLEDLHRNVQVGGRHLALPLEEYPALATFQQRNDAWIRVATELSEKVAREALSRAGLTPKDVDHVFFVTVTGIATPSVDARLVNRMGLREDVKRTPIFGLGCVAGAAGLARAADYLRAFPKQTALLIATELCSLTLQREDLSIPNIIASGLFGDGAACVVLRGAEAPVSGASTGPRVVGSRSVFYPDTERVMGWDVVDTGFKVVLSAKVPQLVKEHIRGNVEGFLAEHGLNRKDVKHWVAHTGGPKVLEGFESALELEPGALERSWKSLRQVGNLSSASVLFVLGETLEEVDAKPGDWGVVMAMGPGFCAEMVLVRW